The Maridesulfovibrio salexigens DSM 2638 region TTTTTCATATGCCCCCCAAAATGATTTTAGTTCAAATCAAACTTTAAAATTATATAAAGTTTAAGTCAACGGGGTTCACTAAATTGATGGGCTACTTATGCGCTTTATTCCTCACCCCCCGACAACAGCCTCAACCCCGGCAACAATATCCAGCAACTCACCTGTGATATTCCCCTGCCGGGTGGTACGATACTCGGACTCAAGGACCTCGACATGCTCGATGATATTTTTCTCGGCGACCTGCATGGCGGCGAGACGGGAACTGTTCTCTGCGGCTAATGATTGCACAATTGCTCCATATACGGAGATATACAGATACTCCCTGAATAAATTTGAAAATAAATCCTGAACCGGAACATTTGTCATGGGCAAGGACTTACCATCCCATTTCGTGCTGCCGCTACGCTTGTGGAGTGGCAGGATATGTCGGGCTGCAACCTTGGCCCCATCGCTTACGTGCAGATTATTAACTATGGTGAATTGATTCATTCCACGCTTGTTGCGCCATTCTTCCAAGTTCTGCTCTATCTCATCAACAATGGTATTAACCCCGCGCAGACTTCCCGGGACACGGAAATTCAAATCAACCTCAATCCCGGAATCTTCCAACGCACCGCGCACCCGCTCTCCGCAGGTCCAGCAGATTACCTTGTGCCCTGCGCCGCTAAGTTCTTCAACAGCCTTTACAGCCTCAGACCGTGCCAGCTCATTAAACTGCCCGCACATGCCCTGATCGGAACCGATTGCCAGAACGACAGCAATTCCATCTCTTGCCCCACGCGGCAGTATTCCGGCATTGCGGAAAAAGACAG contains the following coding sequences:
- a CDS encoding F0F1 ATP synthase subunit gamma yields the protein MQQLEAVRKKIATTGDLLSVVKTMKALAAVNIRHFENAAKGVGEYADVIEQGWTVFFRNAGILPRGARDGIAVVLAIGSDQGMCGQFNELARSEAVKAVEELSGAGHKVICWTCGERVRGALEDSGIEVDLNFRVPGSLRGVNTIVDEIEQNLEEWRNKRGMNQFTIVNNLHVSDGAKVAARHILPLHKRSGSTKWDGKSLPMTNVPVQDLFSNLFREYLYISVYGAIVQSLAAENSSRLAAMQVAEKNIIEHVEVLESEYRTTRQGNITGELLDIVAGVEAVVGG